Sequence from the Acidobacteriota bacterium genome:
GTTCGCCGGGCGACGCTTTCGGATTTGCTCAACGGCAAGGCTGCGTTATCGCCGGAGATGGCCTTGCGAATCGAAAAGGCGTTTGACGTGAGCATGGATATGCTGCTGCGGATGCAGGCCTGGTACGACGCCTCGCAGATGCGTGCCCGTGCAAGCGAGATCACCGTCCAGCGCTATGTACCCGCCTGAACAACTGCCATTTTTCGGCGCGAACTGTAGGCGCCTCCACCCATCTTGGCGACTGCCCCCTGTTCTTGCTCTTTTCCCAACTGAACTCAGATGAGC
This genomic interval carries:
- a CDS encoding HigA family addiction module antitoxin, encoding MATHGIKVNMTPSHPGDFIRTEVIEELGLTVTKAAQILGVRRATLSDLLNGKAALSPEMALRIEKAFDVSMDMLLRMQAWYDASQMRARASEITVQRYVPA